A genomic region of Nymphaea colorata isolate Beijing-Zhang1983 chromosome 2, ASM883128v2, whole genome shotgun sequence contains the following coding sequences:
- the LOC116249217 gene encoding gamma-glutamylcyclotransferase 2-2-like — MVLWVFGYASLVWNPGFEYDEKIVGYIKGYRRVFNLACIDHRGTPERPARISTLEAVEGAVCWGAAYCIKGVEKERAAMEYLEGRECEYDLKIQVDFYKEEPGLTPSVTGVLVFASTPDKEGNKYYLGPAPLEEMASQIAHAVGPCGNNREYLFSLEEAMYNIGHKDDYVIELANEVRKVLARTREKKISSPVAHLLHKPQFALIHPQPLTETIIALDA, encoded by the exons ATGGTTCTCTGGGTATTTGGATATGCCTCCTTGGTCTGGAATCCTGGTTTTGAATATGATGAAAAAATAGTTGGGTACATCAAGGGCTACAGGCGGGTGTTTAATCTAG CTTGCATAGACCATAGGGGAACTCCAGAAAGGCCTGCGAGAATAAGCACATTGGAGGCTGTAGAAGGAGCAGTCTGT TGGGGGGCTGCATACTGTATTAAAGgtgtagaaaaagaaagagcagcCATGGAG TACTTGGAGGGAAGAGAATGTGAATATGACCTGAAGATTCAAGTGGATTTCTACAAG GAGGAGCCGGGTCTCACTCCATCAGTGACAGGAGTTTTGGT ATTTGCTTCAACTCCagacaaagaaggaaataaatACTATTTGGGACCAGCACCACTGGAGGAAATGGCAAG TCAAATTGCACATGCCGTTGGACCTTGTGGAAACAATAGGGAATATCTTTTCTCGTTGGAGGAAGCTATGTATAATATAG GCCATAAAGATGATTACGTGATTGAGCTTGCAAATGAAGTCAGGAAGGTCTTGGCAAGaacaagagagaagaagatCAGCAGCCCAGTGGCTCATCTCTTACACAAGCCGCAATTCGCTCTCATTCATCCTCAACCCCTAACTGAGACCATCATTGCCTTGGATGCTTGA